AGCAACACACAAAGTCATCAtatgaagaaattattgaCATGTTATACCCACCATCCTACAAAGAACAAATGAAACCGTCCCCACTCAAAGTCATCCAAACATTAGGCGCTCTGTTATATGTACTGGAACTTTACTACGTTAGTGATGTTATCAAGCAACAATGTTTGAGTGCTGTTTTATATTTCATAGGCGCACATTTGTTCAATAAGATTGTATCCCACAAAAGATATTGCTCTAGAATTAAAGCACTTGAAATTAGATTAAACATTTCATATATTCAAGATTGGTTGCGTTCAAACAATTTACAACCATTCATTGAAGAGGACGGAAACTTCGATACCGTTTTGGCTATGTGGAGAAATGATGGGTTCCCAGATACACTGGTAGGAAAACCAACTGGATACCTCAGCAACGTATGCCGCTATAACGGAGATGCCAGAGATCCAACGGATGCAACTTACTACATGAACCATTTGTTTACTATTGGAAAGTATGCATTAGCACCAGTGGTTGAATTGACTGAATGGTTACAAGTCTTTACAGAAATAACCACCTTAGAAGAAATGCAAGATACTCttgatgtttttgaagttttagCATCATCAACGATGGTTCAATGTGTCAGAAATTATCACTAcgaagttgatgaaaagaagttCCCTAAAAAGATTAAGAAATGGCTAAAGGAGAACCGCCACAACGAGTCCGACAAACTCCAGGAGAAGGGAATGTTTTATAAAGATGAATCGAAATTGGTTCTTAATCAAGGGCAAGCTTTTCCCTTATGTCTTCCTAGAAAGGTACAACTATTACACCAGTATGGTGCCGATTTCAAGCATGTTGACAATAGAAAATTAGCAGCTTATCAACCTCATATACCTGTTATTATCCGGGATGACATTGAGACAATTGTAGATGAACACgcagatgaagatgaagatggtcATTATGAAGGGTACGATAATGTAGATAACAATGTTCTCAGCCAAGGAAATTCTAGTAATGATTCATTTGGGGTTTCTACAGgacaaaacaaacaagaaacaaattatATGAAGAACGAATGGGATGAAGACTCTCGTGATGTACTAGATGGCGATACCAATGCCTCCAATAGTAGAGCCGAATACGGAACTGTATGTGGTGATGCTAAAAAGAGCGATTTGTTTCAAGAGTTGAGTATTCCTACTACTGTTGCACAGAAAACATGGCAAGATTCTCCAGAGGGTAATCCATGGGCTTAATCCAGGCACACTTATATAATACTACTTTCGTGTATATACTATCGATTGTTTATGTAATATCCTCTCATCTTCTATGTATATAGTTGaatcaatatttttctgtttcgagctttgttgaattttcatGTTGGCTCCGCAAAATGTCAATTGTAAATATGCACACATGCCGTGGTCACatcacatttttttttctatgaAGTTGCTTTATCAGGTTCAATCAAACTTTCACATAGTAGCCAAGGTGACATTAACTGGAATGCAAAAGACTACGGAATCCAAAGCTTTAAGCCCTCCTGTCCCAGGCTCGCCACTGTTTAACCCGggagatgatgatgatgaagttcGTGAGACTGTCTCCATACCCGGAGAACAAATTTCTGGTCTTAATTTTGCAAACTTCAATCAAGATTATACCTGCATATCTGTAGGATATGAAAATGGGGTTAGAATATATAATTGCGATCCCTTTACACAATGCTATGAACGGGTTGATGGGTCTATAGGGATAGTTGAAATGTTATTTTGCTCTTCGTTACTCGCAATTGTTGGCACGGGTGAACAGAATGCATTGTCACCGAGGcgattgaaaataatgaacaCTAAACGACAGACGATAATATGTGAGTTAACGTTTCCAACATCAATTCTGGCAATCAGGATGAATAGAGAACGATTAGTAGTATTGCTCGAGGAGGTCATCTACATTTATGATATAACTAATATGAGGCTTTTGCACACAGTTGAAATACCATCGAATCCGTTGGGGTTGATAGCTTTAAGCATAGATACAGAGAATAATTACTTGGCTTATCCATCACCACAAAAGATTTCCAAAGCTCATGTGGATATGCAGCCATCCTTTGATATTACAGGCGTAAACGGCACTTTAACAGGAAAGACAATGACCAAGAATAATACGTCAGAAGAACTCACAGGAAACGGGACAGAACAGGTTCACAATGTTAGGAATGGTGATGTCATCATCTTTGACTGTAAGACGCTACAGCCTATATCTGTAATCGATGCACACAAAACACAACTTTCTGCTTTAGCTTTCAGCCATGATGGCTCCTTGCTAGCTACAGCGAGTGATAAAGGCACGATAGTCAGGGTGTTTTCTGTACAAACTGGGTTAAAATTGTATCAGTTTAGAAGGGGCAGTTATAATACAAGAATATACTCGCTTGCCTTTAGTGCAAGTAATATATTTCTTGCTGCTAGTAGTGCCACGGGAACTGTCCATATTTTTAGGCTGGGGGAAGAAGAGGCAAAAAATACTATTTTAAAGAATAAAGGTGCTTCGGGATGGCTGAATTCCAAGAAGACAGCCACCGACAAAAGTATAGAAGCTACAAGGCAAGAGGAATTAGAtaagttgttgaaaagtCAACAAAGTAAAATGGACTTAGCGGAGGGTAGTGGGGACTATGGTTTATCGAACGAAAACACAAAGGGAGAGTATAACTTAAATGAGAATTTCAACCAACTTATAATCCATTCAGattctgaagatgaagttgaCTTGAACCAGGACGATGAAGAGGACGAGGACGAGGACGAGGGtgatgaagaggaagacgCCGATGAACAATATGAAAGTGTTGACTACTTATATCCTTTAAACTCTGATGGCCAGAGCAAAGGCCATGTCGGAG
The window above is part of the Pichia kudriavzevii chromosome 1, complete sequence genome. Proteins encoded here:
- a CDS encoding uncharacterized protein (PKUD0A07900; similar to Saccharomyces cerevisiae YFR021W (ATG18); ancestral locus Anc_1.359); amino-acid sequence: MLAPQNVNCKYAHMPWSHHIFFSMKLLYQVQSNFHIVAKVTLTGMQKTTESKALSPPVPGSPLFNPGDDDDEVRETVSIPGEQISGLNFANFNQDYTCISVGYENGVRIYNCDPFTQCYERVDGSIGIVEMLFCSSLLAIVGTGEQNALSPRRLKIMNTKRQTIICELTFPTSILAIRMNRERLVVLLEEVIYIYDITNMRLLHTVEIPSNPLGLIALSIDTENNYLAYPSPQKISKAHVDMQPSFDITGVNGTLTGKTMTKNNTSEELTGNGTEQVHNVRNGDVIIFDCKTLQPISVIDAHKTQLSALAFSHDGSLLATASDKGTIVRVFSVQTGLKLYQFRRGSYNTRIYSLAFSASNIFLAASSATGTVHIFRLGEEEAKNTILKNKGASGWLNSKKTATDKSIEATRQEELDKLLKSQQSKMDLAEGSGDYGLSNENTKGEYNLNENFNQLIIHSDSEDEVDLNQDDEEDEDEDEGDEEEDADEQYESVDYLYPLNSDGQSKGHVGGAASIISSSSNGTTKTQPIVDSKRRSVARMLRRTSQSLGRKAAEKMGTYLPPKFSSILEPNRHFASFKVPTTNENMSIVGIIESSIDANDLSEDTISHYSKVTHRDDVSSSHSMKSNLSRVSSTLRHYPQRTGLAVYILVVSSEGMFYQYRLDPERGGDCVMVSQRSLLD